CAATCCTtacaagcaaaaaaaaaaaagaaagaaattaaaagtcgtaaataattaaactaaaggGGAGGGAATTGGAAATAAGCTAAAATAGAAGGCCATGTTAGTTTGGATCGTGTCAGGAATCAGGCTTTGAAAGCGGAAAGTAGGTGGGGGTGCCGGGTGGGGGGTATATTGGCAAATAGTTAGAAGAACAGGGGTATGGTGGCAAAATCTATATGTTAAAGTCGCGTCGTAGCCAGAGGGTCGGTAGAGAGTCTTTTGGTGCTCTCTCCGTCGCGTAATTTCTGTGTCTTTTCCTCGCTGCCATTTCTTCGTTTCTGTAAGGTCTAGTTTCTAGTTTGATTTTGGATTCCATTTCGCGATCTTCGATAACGATCgagatttttgtttgtttgttgtgaGAATTCATCGGAGATCAATTTGTCGAAAGAAGATTTTAGAGTTTAATCGATGGATGACGATTCATGGGATGCTCCTTTTCAAGTTTCGCGACGCTACCGATCTCGGTCCGGTACGTTGCcgattattttgttttggaaattCTCTCTTTGGTTTTGAGTTTTTCTGGAAATGGGCGTTATGTTTTGATCGTCTTTTCTGTTTGTTTGGTGTAGGCGTGTACCAAGGAGATcatgaagaaattgaagaggAAAATTCAAAAGCTGAATTTTTATGTCCTTTTTGCGCCGAGGATTTTGATATCGTAGGTCTTTATTGTCACGTCGACGAGGAGCACCCGGTGGAAGTCAAGAACGCGGtatgaatatttcataattttgatttataacaTAGATATGCCCGATCTATAACACTCTGTGGTAAGGAATGATCGCATCGTTTCGTgtaaaaattttgttcttcataATCTGGAAATTTTGTGCTTTGGTTGAGATTATTACTACTTATTGTCACAATTGGTAAACGTGGAATTGCAATATTCTGTTATAATTTCCTTTATGAAATCTGTTCATTTTTTCCCCCTCAATCACGGTTTTGTCGATCTGTTTGGATTTCAGTTATAGCCTCTTTAACACCTCAATGTGTTGCTGTAAGATCATTTTGTGTAGGTGTCTAACTGCGTTTCTGGATAGCTTAATACCAAAAACCCTCGATGTCTCCTAGGTCTGGGTCTTGGGAGGTTACAGGTGCTCCTAATATACAATAGCAAAACTCTTATTAGATAACATGAGCTTCCAATTGACAATGGGAGGGTAACTCCTATCTTATGAAGATTGTAAGGTCTCTAACATGTTCCTCAAGATGGTGCCTTTTGGGTTCACTATTCTTGTGTGGGGTTTATGCGCTCTAGAACCATATTAGAAACGCTTGATTTCATCTCAAACCCAATTTACATGAAGATCTAGTTTTGAGATCCAACCCCATGTTTATGAAGTCCAAATGAGCTTTTggtcaaaaaagaaaaaaagaaaaaaagctcAAAGAGACACCATTTTGAGTGGACAAGTGTAACTTCTCTCATTGTCAATcggttttgatttttaagaTGAAACTTCAGGTTTATCTTCTAACTCTGACTCCTAGTTATCAAGAAGGGAACAAAAGCCTTAGGATGGTAGTAAACTATAGATAAAATATGACTAAGGAGAGAAGGagaacaaaattttatctGATCAATGATGTGAATCACAAGCCCTAGCTTTGTTCACTTTTCAGTTAGCTTATATTGTTTGGACTATGTTACTTCGATATGTGATGAGGAGAGGGAATAAAGGGACAAATTTAAAGAACTAATGTTTTTTATGGTGTGTGTGACGAGGAGGGCAAATAAAAAGgacaaatttaaagaattaatGTTTTTATGGTGTCTTTCTTCGTTCTTCCTGAAATGCATCATCAGCACATTCTGTAACTATAAAGCTGGTCAAATGGGGAAATATTCTCCCCTACCGTCTCATTTTGTATATCTCTGGATAGCTTGATTGCTGTATGGTCATTATCAAGAATAAGATgccatcaaaatcaatttttgcCTCACAACAGCAATATTCTAATTTCAGGTATGTCCACTATGCACAAAGAAGGTGGGGATGGATATTGTTGGCCACATCATCTCACAACATGGGAGCCTTTTCAAGATATCCTTGATCTTCCTTTGTGATAATTTGTCTTCTGGTGTTGGATATTGTTTTCATCCTAACTAACTCAACTTTTACTGATATATCACTTTTTCGTTTGCATTTAGAATTTGTAGTGTTGGAAATTTGTAAGGGCATGTTTGAGatttattttggaataaaatcacttttttcaCGTTCAAGataacttatatttttaaattaattgttcaaaatcactttcgggtgtatgattttttttttagaactgTAGAACCAAATGCTAGAATggttatatgaaaattatttttaataaatctctagatcatattttattgttaaaattactCTCAAACATTTACAAATCTATGATGCTATGCAAAGCTTTTAGTCTTTGGATGACGATGGAGACTCGAGTCAATTCCTGAAATTGAAGGCCAATTCTTCTTGTCAGTCCTTTGTAATTTCTTTACTGTAGTTACTCCACTTCCTTTACTTAAAAATACGTGCAGCGACATAGGAGATTGCGAAAAATTGGATccaatttgacattttcaaagCTGAGAAAAGAGCTCAGGGAAGGAAACTTG
This DNA window, taken from Cucumis sativus cultivar 9930 chromosome 6, Cucumber_9930_V3, whole genome shotgun sequence, encodes the following:
- the LOC101210389 gene encoding protein DEHYDRATION-INDUCED 19 homolog 4, whose product is MDDDSWDAPFQVSRRYRSRSGVYQGDHEEIEEENSKAEFLCPFCAEDFDIVGLYCHVDEEHPVEVKNAVCPLCTKKVGMDIVGHIISQHGSLFKVQRHRRLRKIGSNLTFSKLRKELREGNLRSLLGGSLHSAPTSTEPDPLLFSFTSNLPTVSKPDRVQSQSSAEVISSKGNPNVLPERSNSSRLASSNNKDIKEKAQKCEFVQGLLMSTILDEL